A single genomic interval of Spinacia oleracea cultivar Varoflay chromosome 6, BTI_SOV_V1, whole genome shotgun sequence harbors:
- the LOC110780855 gene encoding uncharacterized protein translates to MTSSGNIPIDGTRNDNDVNDGNGNHKSALALGGMQERIEELRKDPIFGDTPGETSDNRMDLMRLIMSELLQGNRQKPRSEQEECSNMFKKFASHKPPTYDGKPGPNEFEEWISDMEKLFDATQCPEKWKVNYAVFYLKGQANLWWKSVKGIQNEPGFGWEKLTEAMREQFYPYSLQLQMESEFIKLSQGKKNVLEYAVKFNELARFAPDLVTTDRQRMNRFEGGLSIEIRDRLSSSRISTFQELYDRAINVERIIKLREETYGKRKGSFEENQPNNKKQNVNVSYQGGNNGNQNFNKNRGCAKCGRWNHTEKECRIGTRDCFKCGSKDHQIRDCPQIHREQGDRRNDENKGNGGTTNFNRNPPRGATSNGRVFLMQGKDDDANDNDDFASME, encoded by the coding sequence ATGACTTCAAGCGGAAATATTCCTATTGACGGCACTAGAAACGATAACGATGTTAACGATGGCAATGGTAATCACAAATCTGCATTAGCGCTGGGAGGAATGcaagaaagaattgaagaattgcGCAAGGATCCCATTTTCGGGGACACTCCAGGAGAAACAAGCGATAATCGAATGGATTTAATGAGATTGATAATGTCGGAACTTCTGCAAGGAAATCGTCAAAAGCCAAGGTCAGAGCAAGAAGAATGCTCCAACATGTTCAAGAAGTTCGCTTCTCATAAACCCCCTACCTATGATGGCAAGCCAGGCCCTAATGAATTTGAGGAATGGATTAGCGATATGGAGAAATTATTTGATGCAACTCAATGCCCCGAGAAATGGAAGGTCAACTATGCTGTCTTTTACTTGAAAGGACAAGCCAACCTGTGGTGGAAAAGTGTTAAAGGAATCCAAAATGAGCCTGGTTTTGGTTGGGAAAAACTGACGGAAGCTATGCGGGAACAATTTTATCCCTATTCTCTGCAACTGCAAATGGAATCGGAATTTATCAAATTGAGTCAAGGAAAGAAGAATGTTCTGGAATATGCAGTGAAATTCAATGAGCTTGCTCGATTTGCCCCTGACCTGGTGACTACTGATAGGCAAAGGATGAATCGATTTGAAGGAGGATTAAGCATTGAGATCCGTGATCGTCTTTCGAGTTCTAGAATTTCCACTTTCCAAGAGTTGTACGATCGAGCAATTAACGTCGAAAGAATTATCAAGCTTCGAGAAGAAACATATGGAAAACGAAAAGGGAGCTTCGAAGAAAATCAACCGAACAATAAGAAACAAAATGTCAATGTCAGCTATCAAGGAGGGAATAATGGAAACCAAAACTTCAACAAGAATCGTGGATGCGCCAAGTGTGGAAGATGGAACCATACTGAGAAAGAATGTCGAATTGGTACGCGAGATTGTTTCAAATGTGGTAGCAAAGATCACCAAATCAGAGATTGTCCGCAAATACATCGAGAGCAAGGTGATAGGAGAAACGATGAAAACAAAGGAAATGGTGGCACTACAAATTTCAACCGTAATCCCCCACGTGGAGCAACTTCGAATGGAAGAGTGTTTTTAATGCAAGGAAAAGACGATGATGCAAATGACAACGACGACTTCGCTAGTATGGAGTGA